In Haemophilus parainfluenzae, one genomic interval encodes:
- a CDS encoding peptide ABC transporter ATP-binding protein, with translation MSDVAQENAPLLNAIGLKKYYPVKKGMFAKTQQVKALDGVSFSLERGKTLAVVGESGCGKSTLGRLLTMIEEPTEGELYYNGQNFLENDHETKALRRQKIQIVFQNPYASLNPRKKIGTILEEPLVINTNLSAKERKEKVLSMMAKVGLRAEFYNRYPHMFSGGQRQRIAIARGLMLDPDVVVADEPVSALDVSVRAQVLNLMMDLQAELGLSYVFISHDLSVVEHIADEVMVMYLGRCVEMGTKAQIFKNPQHPYTQALLSATPRLSPELRRQRIKLTGELPSPINPPKGCAFNPRCWKATDKCRNEQPKLEKYPDGKLIACFHLD, from the coding sequence ATGTCTGATGTCGCACAAGAAAATGCTCCATTGCTCAATGCTATTGGGCTGAAAAAATATTATCCTGTCAAAAAAGGAATGTTTGCTAAAACACAGCAAGTGAAAGCATTAGATGGCGTGTCTTTTTCCTTAGAACGAGGTAAAACCCTTGCCGTAGTGGGTGAGTCAGGTTGCGGTAAATCGACACTTGGTCGTCTTTTGACGATGATAGAAGAACCGACAGAAGGTGAGTTATATTATAACGGACAAAATTTCTTAGAGAATGATCACGAAACGAAAGCATTGCGCCGTCAGAAAATCCAAATTGTGTTTCAAAATCCTTATGCATCACTAAATCCGCGTAAGAAAATCGGCACAATTTTGGAAGAACCTTTAGTCATTAATACCAATTTATCAGCTAAAGAACGTAAAGAAAAAGTATTGTCTATGATGGCAAAAGTAGGATTGCGTGCTGAGTTTTACAATCGCTATCCACACATGTTTTCGGGCGGACAACGTCAGCGTATCGCGATTGCTCGTGGTTTAATGCTTGATCCTGACGTGGTTGTAGCGGATGAACCGGTTTCTGCTTTAGACGTATCTGTTCGTGCGCAAGTGTTGAATTTGATGATGGATTTACAAGCTGAGCTTGGTTTATCCTATGTCTTTATTTCCCATGATCTTTCGGTGGTTGAACACATTGCTGATGAAGTGATGGTGATGTATTTAGGTCGCTGTGTTGAAATGGGTACAAAAGCGCAGATCTTTAAAAATCCACAACATCCTTATACGCAAGCTTTGCTTTCAGCGACACCAAGATTGTCACCTGAATTACGTCGCCAGCGGATTAAATTAACCGGAGAATTGCCAAGTCCAATTAATCCGCCAAAAGGTTGTGCATTTAATCCGCGTTGTTGGAAAGCAACGGATAAATGTCGAAATGAGCAGCCTAAATTGGAAAAATATCCTGATGGTAAGCTCATTGCTTGCTTCCATCTCGATTAG
- a CDS encoding sugar transporter: protein MSFYQKAEKTQFWRVVIMACAAFIFNTTEFVPVALLTDIGQSFDMQSSDVGLMMTVYAWTVMIMSLPAMLATGDMERKGLLLKLFVIFIIGHIISVIAWNYWILLIARMCIAVAHSLFWAITASLVMRVAPKNKKTQAIGMLAIGTSLATILGLPLGRIVGQLVGWRITFAIIAALAVVVMILIMRLLPNLPSKNAGSLSSLPILAKRPLLIGLYATTVLIVSAHFTAYTYIEPFMVQIGQMDPNLATMILLVFGISGVTASVIFNRLYRLGATQFIIHAILLLAISLGFMLTSAGYTATMFALAFIWGIGISCIGLALQMRVLQLAPDATDVASAIYSGIFNAGIGAGALFGNQIARHIGLEYIGFSGAALAMIALGIFVFFNFRYRSQNA from the coding sequence ATGTCGTTTTATCAGAAAGCAGAAAAAACTCAATTTTGGCGCGTAGTTATCATGGCTTGCGCCGCTTTTATTTTTAATACCACGGAATTTGTGCCCGTTGCATTACTCACCGATATCGGACAAAGTTTTGATATGCAAAGCTCCGATGTAGGGTTAATGATGACCGTTTATGCTTGGACTGTCATGATTATGTCTTTACCCGCCATGCTCGCGACAGGTGATATGGAGCGTAAAGGCTTGTTACTGAAACTTTTCGTGATTTTTATTATCGGTCATATTATCTCAGTCATCGCGTGGAATTATTGGATTCTTCTTATTGCCCGTATGTGTATTGCTGTGGCGCATTCACTCTTCTGGGCAATTACCGCATCATTAGTCATGCGTGTGGCACCGAAGAATAAGAAAACACAAGCAATTGGTATGCTCGCTATCGGTACATCTCTTGCAACCATTTTGGGCTTACCGTTAGGACGTATAGTTGGTCAATTAGTTGGCTGGCGTATTACTTTTGCAATCATTGCTGCATTAGCTGTAGTGGTGATGATATTGATTATGCGTTTATTACCAAATCTACCAAGTAAAAATGCCGGCTCACTTTCTAGTCTACCGATTTTGGCAAAACGTCCATTACTCATTGGACTTTATGCCACAACGGTACTTATCGTTTCAGCACACTTTACCGCTTATACCTACATTGAGCCCTTTATGGTTCAAATCGGGCAAATGGATCCTAATCTTGCCACGATGATTCTTTTAGTTTTTGGTATTTCAGGTGTGACAGCCAGTGTGATTTTTAACCGATTATACCGTTTAGGCGCCACACAATTTATTATCCATGCAATTCTGTTATTAGCTATTTCCTTAGGCTTTATGCTTACTTCGGCTGGTTATACTGCAACAATGTTTGCCTTAGCCTTTATTTGGGGTATAGGAATCTCTTGTATCGGGCTTGCATTACAAATGCGCGTTCTACAACTTGCGCCAGATGCAACAGATGTAGCGAGCGCCATTTATTCAGGTATTTTTAATGCTGGTATTGGTGCTGGCGCACTATTTGGTAATCAAATCGCTCGTCACATTGGTCTTGAATATATAGGCTTTAGTGGCGCAGCATTAGCTATGATTGCACTCGGCATCTTTGTCTTCTTCAATTTCCGCTATCGTTCTCAAAACGCCTAA
- a CDS encoding AsmA-like C-terminal region-containing protein — translation MKKIAISLLIVLFAIFAFFYIQLNQLKSSIVEHLVQYNIQVNDFSVNLLPQPTVNLSEVKYHQLSAENLEAKFALFPLFSGNPILEEVQITHFKLSEQALNYVNIHGRFTDFSLKNIFNQNIAFKGESEISFSLDKPIYGTSTKYQFAFSKGNINLNHQGKNLIQFVNARLNQQPLGYIETYVDFSKPVKTINAYLQPDCQHCLATFRFSHKEQQSAVNFSGKNFPMTQLTALLNFPNTLTGNADFNIQLVLTNSELTKGEFSFDAQNGELLGLNLLDMAAQYLPINYNSDLTANRNMNTPYERLESHLLFENHLLTVDKISLKTTALLGEGSGAIDLDNVQCDVNLTLRSTDEKYKKLALPIRFFDSCYAPQYKLNIDKNFRHQLKELIKEKLK, via the coding sequence ATGAAAAAGATCGCAATTAGCCTGTTGATCGTGCTGTTTGCGATCTTTGCTTTTTTTTATATTCAACTCAATCAACTGAAAAGCAGTATCGTCGAGCATTTGGTGCAATATAACATTCAAGTGAATGATTTTTCGGTAAACCTTCTACCACAGCCAACGGTGAATTTATCTGAGGTAAAATACCATCAACTTTCGGCTGAAAACCTTGAAGCTAAATTTGCGCTCTTTCCTCTTTTTTCAGGCAATCCGATTTTAGAAGAAGTACAAATCACTCATTTCAAACTGAGCGAACAAGCCTTAAACTATGTCAATATTCATGGTCGTTTTACTGATTTTTCACTTAAAAATATTTTTAACCAAAACATTGCGTTTAAAGGTGAAAGTGAGATTAGTTTTTCTCTTGATAAACCGATTTATGGTACAAGCACAAAATATCAATTTGCGTTCAGCAAGGGAAATATTAACCTAAATCACCAAGGCAAAAATCTGATTCAATTTGTCAATGCCCGTTTAAATCAACAACCTCTGGGTTACATTGAAACTTACGTTGATTTCTCAAAACCGGTTAAAACAATCAATGCCTATCTGCAGCCCGATTGCCAACATTGTTTAGCCACTTTTAGATTTAGTCATAAAGAGCAACAAAGTGCGGTCAATTTTTCAGGTAAAAATTTCCCAATGACACAGCTCACCGCCTTACTGAATTTTCCCAATACATTAACTGGTAATGCTGATTTTAATATCCAGCTCGTGCTAACCAATTCTGAACTCACCAAAGGAGAATTTAGTTTCGACGCTCAAAATGGTGAACTTTTAGGATTGAATTTATTAGATATGGCGGCACAGTATTTACCAATTAACTACAACAGTGACTTAACAGCTAACAGAAATATGAACACGCCTTACGAGCGTCTTGAGTCACATCTTTTGTTTGAAAACCACTTACTCACAGTGGATAAAATAAGCTTAAAAACAACCGCACTTTTAGGTGAAGGTTCTGGAGCCATTGATTTAGATAATGTACAATGCGACGTCAATTTAACTTTAAGATCAACTGACGAAAAATACAAAAAACTGGCATTGCCTATTCGCTTTTTCGATAGTTGCTATGCTCCACAATACAAGTTAAATATTGATAAAAATTTCCGTCATCAACTTAAGGAATTAATTAAAGAGAAATTAAAATAA
- the dcd gene encoding dCTP deaminase, giving the protein MRLCDTDIERYLDDGIISLTPRPDNDKINGATIDVRLGNSFRVFREHSAPYIDLSGPKEEVSAQLESVMSDEIIIGDDEAFFLHPGMLALATTLESVKLPANIIGWLDGRSSLARLGLMVHVTAHRIDPGWEGKIVLEFYNSGKLPLALRPNMVIGALSFEVLSGPAARPYTSRKDAKYKHQQNAVASRINED; this is encoded by the coding sequence ATGCGTCTTTGCGATACCGATATCGAACGCTATCTAGATGATGGCATTATTTCTTTAACGCCTCGTCCTGACAACGACAAAATCAATGGTGCAACCATCGATGTACGTTTAGGCAATTCATTTCGCGTATTTCGTGAACATTCAGCCCCATATATTGATTTAAGCGGTCCGAAAGAAGAAGTTTCTGCTCAACTTGAATCGGTCATGAGCGATGAAATCATTATTGGTGATGATGAGGCCTTCTTCTTACACCCAGGTATGTTGGCGTTAGCCACCACATTAGAGTCTGTGAAACTCCCTGCCAATATTATCGGTTGGTTAGATGGTCGCTCTTCACTTGCTCGTTTAGGCTTAATGGTGCATGTTACCGCTCATCGTATCGATCCAGGTTGGGAAGGTAAAATTGTGTTGGAGTTCTACAACTCCGGCAAATTACCTTTAGCATTGCGTCCTAATATGGTGATTGGTGCATTGAGTTTTGAAGTGTTAAGTGGCCCGGCAGCGCGCCCTTACACCAGCCGTAAAGATGCTAAATATAAGCATCAGCAAAATGCGGTAGCTAGCCGAATTAATGAGGATTAA
- the udk gene encoding uridine kinase has product MSNSSCIIIAITGASASGKSSIASTVHKELCNELGCQEIGIIAEDSYYKDQSHLEMSERIKTNYDHPNSMDRDLLIQHLKDLKNGTAVDIPVYSYVDHTRTGETKHFTPKKIVILEGILLLTDERVRQLADISVFVDTPLDICFIRRLQRDMEERGRSLQSVIDQYRATVRPMFLQFIEPSKQYADIVIPRGGKNRIAINMLKAQILHLLNEK; this is encoded by the coding sequence ATGTCAAACTCATCTTGTATTATCATCGCCATCACGGGTGCATCCGCTTCAGGCAAAAGTTCCATCGCCTCTACTGTTCATAAAGAACTTTGTAACGAGTTAGGATGCCAAGAAATTGGGATTATTGCTGAAGACAGCTACTATAAAGATCAAAGCCATTTAGAGATGAGTGAGCGCATAAAAACAAACTATGACCATCCCAATTCAATGGATAGAGATTTACTCATTCAACACTTAAAAGACTTAAAAAACGGAACCGCCGTAGATATTCCTGTCTATAGTTATGTTGATCACACCAGAACAGGCGAAACCAAACACTTCACTCCGAAAAAAATTGTGATTTTAGAAGGCATCTTATTGCTCACTGATGAGCGAGTTCGCCAATTAGCCGATATTTCTGTCTTCGTGGATACCCCATTAGACATTTGTTTTATCCGCCGTTTACAACGTGATATGGAAGAACGTGGCCGTTCATTACAATCTGTTATTGACCAATACCGCGCAACCGTTCGTCCAATGTTCTTACAATTTATTGAGCCATCAAAACAATATGCAGATATCGTGATTCCTCGCGGTGGTAAAAACCGTATTGCGATTAACATGTTAAAAGCTCAAATTCTTCATTTATTAAACGAAAAATAG
- a CDS encoding ABC transporter substrate-binding protein, which produces MKMNKISLSISTALLAAGLMTSSAVNAQGRLVVYCSATNILCETTTKAFGEKYDVKTSFIRNGSGSTFAKVEAEKNNPQADVWFGGTFDPQAQAAELGLIEPYKSKHIDEIVERFRDPAKTKGHYVSAIYMGILGFGVNTERLAKLGIKEVPKCWKDLTDPRLKGEVQIADPQSAGTAYTALATFVQLWGEDKAFDFLKALHPNVSQYTKSGVTPSRNAARGETAVGIGFLHDYALEKRQGAPLELVVPCEGTGYELGGVSILKGARNIDNAKLFVDWALSKEGQELAWKQGDSLQILTNTTAEQSPTAFDPNKLNLINYDFEKYGATEQRKALIEKWVQDVKLAK; this is translated from the coding sequence ATGAAAATGAATAAAATTTCTCTCTCAATTTCAACCGCACTTTTAGCTGCGGGTTTAATGACATCATCTGCTGTTAATGCTCAAGGGCGTTTGGTGGTGTATTGTAGTGCGACCAACATTCTTTGTGAAACGACAACGAAAGCGTTTGGCGAAAAATATGATGTGAAAACCTCATTTATTCGCAACGGTTCAGGTAGTACTTTCGCAAAAGTTGAAGCAGAAAAAAATAACCCGCAAGCAGACGTATGGTTTGGTGGTACATTCGACCCTCAAGCACAAGCGGCAGAGTTAGGTTTAATCGAACCTTATAAATCTAAACACATTGATGAAATTGTTGAGCGTTTCCGTGATCCAGCGAAAACCAAAGGACATTATGTCTCTGCGATTTACATGGGTATCTTAGGTTTTGGTGTGAATACTGAGCGTTTAGCAAAATTAGGTATTAAAGAAGTCCCAAAATGCTGGAAAGATTTAACTGATCCTCGCTTAAAAGGCGAAGTGCAAATTGCTGACCCACAAAGTGCGGGTACAGCATATACAGCACTAGCAACTTTCGTTCAACTTTGGGGCGAAGATAAAGCATTTGATTTCTTGAAAGCATTACATCCAAACGTATCTCAATACACCAAATCAGGTGTGACCCCATCTCGTAATGCTGCACGTGGTGAAACTGCGGTAGGTATCGGTTTCTTACACGATTATGCACTTGAAAAACGTCAAGGTGCGCCGTTGGAATTAGTGGTGCCTTGTGAAGGTACTGGCTATGAGTTAGGTGGTGTAAGTATCTTAAAAGGTGCGCGTAACATCGATAACGCAAAATTATTCGTGGATTGGGCATTATCTAAAGAAGGTCAAGAGTTAGCGTGGAAACAAGGCGATTCTTTACAAATCTTAACCAATACAACAGCGGAACAATCACCAACTGCGTTTGATCCAAATAAACTGAACCTCATCAATTATGACTTTGAAAAATACGGTGCAACTGAACAACGCAAAGCCTTAATTGAAAAATGGGTTCAAGACGTTAAATTAGCGAAATAG
- a CDS encoding ABC transporter substrate-binding protein: protein MKKSTISLSLSAALFSGIFFTSSAIAEGRLVVYCSAQNSVCEKQVQSFAKKYNVDASFIRNSSGSTLAKIKAETNNPQADVWYGGTFDTHSQAAEMDLLTAYQSPMLTEVMPQFKDPGRRKGNYSSVVYMGVLGFGVNTEKLKKLGITETPKCWKDLLDPRFKNEIQISDPQSAGTAYTAIATFVQLWGEDEAFNYLKALDKNISQYPKAGTAPAHNLARGETTIGIGFLQNYSFEKQNGAPIEVVVPCEGTGYELGGVSVIKNARNLKNAELFVDWVMSKEAQEISWKEAQSHHILTNINATSSPYALKSNELNLINYDFNKFGASDVRSGLIDRWVREVKLNK from the coding sequence ATGAAAAAATCAACTATATCTTTGAGTCTGTCAGCTGCTTTGTTTAGCGGGATCTTTTTTACTAGTTCAGCAATTGCTGAAGGTCGGTTAGTAGTATATTGCAGCGCACAAAACTCAGTGTGTGAAAAACAAGTGCAATCTTTTGCTAAAAAATACAATGTAGATGCTAGTTTTATTCGTAATAGTTCAGGCAGTACACTAGCTAAAATAAAGGCTGAAACAAATAATCCACAAGCTGATGTGTGGTATGGTGGAACATTTGATACACATTCTCAGGCTGCCGAGATGGATTTGCTAACTGCATATCAATCACCAATGCTGACAGAAGTTATGCCTCAATTTAAAGATCCTGGACGTCGTAAAGGAAATTACAGCTCCGTAGTTTATATGGGAGTGTTGGGTTTTGGAGTGAATACAGAAAAATTGAAAAAATTAGGAATTACTGAAACTCCAAAATGCTGGAAAGATTTACTCGATCCTAGATTTAAGAATGAAATTCAAATTTCAGATCCTCAAAGTGCTGGAACTGCATATACCGCAATAGCAACATTTGTTCAGCTTTGGGGAGAGGATGAAGCATTTAATTATTTAAAAGCATTAGATAAAAATATTTCACAGTATCCTAAAGCTGGAACTGCACCCGCTCATAATTTAGCTCGAGGGGAAACAACAATAGGTATTGGCTTTTTACAGAACTATTCTTTTGAAAAACAGAATGGTGCACCTATAGAGGTAGTTGTTCCTTGTGAAGGTACCGGCTATGAACTTGGCGGCGTAAGTGTAATTAAAAATGCCCGAAATTTAAAAAATGCCGAACTGTTTGTCGATTGGGTTATGTCTAAAGAGGCACAAGAAATTTCTTGGAAAGAAGCACAATCACATCACATTCTTACAAATATAAATGCTACGTCTTCACCTTATGCCTTGAAATCTAATGAGCTAAATTTAATTAATTATGATTTTAATAAATTTGGTGCGTCAGATGTGCGTAGTGGCTTGATCGACCGTTGGGTGAGAGAAGTTAAATTAAATAAATAA
- a CDS encoding ABC transporter permease yields the protein MRKQYYFLNSNLFWVMLAMAGFALLPSMALYYGIFDSTEDEILAAMGWSSVNLSWVWFGSLFLIPIFSFLYKGKGAVQQGKIEFLLACLIFSFVMISASIEKFSLGYSEFILTIALIGISTNALAKMKVMQSDKFVIASLLSIVLLIFFFIVYPTLAIFISMFYKGDEFVPGQVLDIVKQPYVIRIILNSLAVAGTIGILATAFGLVFALYTTRIAKRSAVIGKIFSILPIVTPPFVVGLGVTLMLGRSGYITHYLVEYLGFESNWLYGFTGIVIAHTLALTPMSFMILEGALKSIHPSIEEAAYTLRANRYQTFFNIIFPLLKPALANSFLVVAIQSIADFSTPLVLGGSFDVISSQIYFYIAGSQLDYASASTLGTILLIFSLGIFIIQYWWIGNRSYTTVSGKSYRGDVQDLPVTMKYAITFILAFWIIFNVLLYGSIFYGSFTVNWGVDYTLTLKNYITLFGQGFSDGAWPSLIQTVIFAATAAPITALFGLLIAYITVRREFKGKKTLEFLTLLCFAVPGTVAGVSYILAFNDAPIYITGTALIVILSMVMRNMPVGMRAAIAGLGQLDKSLDEASLSLKGSSFKTICFIVFPLLKPALLSALVTSFVRAMTTVSAIVFLVTADTRVATSYILNRVEDGEYGIAIAYGSILIVVMMAIILFFDWIVGDTRISRSKAKKMN from the coding sequence ATGAGAAAGCAGTATTATTTTCTCAATTCCAATCTATTTTGGGTAATGCTTGCTATGGCAGGCTTTGCCCTTTTACCTTCTATGGCATTATATTATGGCATTTTTGATTCAACAGAAGATGAAATCCTAGCAGCCATGGGGTGGAGCTCAGTAAATTTGAGTTGGGTTTGGTTTGGTTCTTTATTTCTTATTCCTATATTTTCTTTTTTATATAAAGGAAAAGGAGCCGTACAACAAGGTAAAATAGAGTTTTTATTAGCTTGCTTAATTTTTTCTTTTGTAATGATTTCAGCAAGTATTGAAAAATTCAGCTTGGGTTATTCTGAGTTTATTCTTACAATTGCTTTAATTGGTATTTCAACGAATGCTCTTGCCAAAATGAAAGTGATGCAAAGTGATAAATTCGTTATCGCATCACTATTGAGCATTGTATTACTTATATTTTTCTTTATTGTTTACCCTACTTTAGCCATTTTTATCTCAATGTTTTACAAAGGAGATGAATTTGTGCCAGGGCAGGTGCTCGACATTGTTAAACAGCCTTATGTTATACGTATTATTTTAAACTCACTAGCTGTCGCAGGGACAATCGGTATTCTTGCAACAGCGTTTGGTTTAGTATTTGCACTTTATACTACTAGAATTGCAAAGCGTAGTGCAGTTATTGGTAAAATATTCTCTATTCTTCCAATTGTTACCCCTCCATTTGTCGTTGGTTTAGGGGTGACATTAATGCTTGGTCGTTCAGGATATATTACTCATTATTTAGTTGAGTATTTAGGATTCGAAAGTAATTGGTTGTATGGTTTTACTGGAATTGTTATTGCTCATACCTTAGCATTAACACCAATGTCTTTTATGATATTGGAGGGGGCTTTAAAGTCCATCCATCCATCAATTGAGGAAGCTGCATATACTTTAAGAGCAAATCGTTATCAAACTTTCTTTAATATTATTTTCCCATTGCTTAAACCTGCGTTAGCAAATTCTTTTTTAGTTGTTGCTATTCAATCTATAGCCGATTTTAGTACTCCGTTAGTTTTAGGCGGAAGCTTTGATGTTATTTCTTCACAGATTTACTTTTATATAGCTGGTTCTCAATTAGATTATGCATCCGCAAGTACTCTAGGAACAATTCTTCTAATTTTCTCATTGGGTATTTTTATTATTCAATATTGGTGGATTGGTAATCGTTCATACACTACTGTATCAGGGAAATCTTATCGTGGTGATGTACAAGATCTTCCTGTAACGATGAAATATGCTATTACGTTTATATTAGCATTTTGGATTATATTTAATGTTTTATTATACGGTAGTATTTTTTACGGTAGTTTTACAGTGAATTGGGGTGTTGATTATACTTTAACACTCAAAAATTATATTACGTTATTTGGTCAAGGATTTAGTGATGGAGCATGGCCATCGTTAATTCAAACAGTCATTTTTGCTGCAACAGCTGCACCTATCACTGCATTATTTGGCTTGCTTATCGCTTATATTACAGTTAGACGGGAATTTAAAGGTAAAAAAACTTTAGAATTCCTAACTTTGTTATGTTTTGCCGTGCCAGGTACAGTTGCAGGGGTATCCTACATACTTGCCTTTAATGATGCGCCAATTTATATAACTGGGACTGCATTAATTGTTATTTTATCAATGGTTATGCGTAATATGCCTGTAGGTATGCGAGCGGCTATTGCTGGATTAGGACAACTAGATAAATCTTTAGATGAGGCCTCTTTATCACTAAAAGGAAGCTCTTTTAAAACTATTTGTTTTATTGTTTTCCCTTTATTAAAACCAGCCTTGCTTTCAGCTCTTGTAACTAGCTTTGTTAGAGCTATGACTACAGTAAGTGCAATTGTATTTTTAGTTACAGCAGATACCCGTGTTGCTACATCTTATATTTTAAACCGTGTAGAAGATGGTGAATACGGAATTGCAATTGCATATGGTTCAATTCTGATAGTAGTCATGATGGCCATTATTTTATTCTTTGACTGGATTGTGGGTGATACCCGAATTTCCCGTTCTAAAGCGAAAAAAATGAATTAA